From the Taeniopygia guttata chromosome 20, bTaeGut7.mat, whole genome shotgun sequence genome, one window contains:
- the GMEB2 gene encoding glucocorticoid modulatory element-binding protein 2 has product MATPDVSVHMEEVVVVTTPDGAVVDGGGMEEVKTVLVTTNLSQHGGDINEDTLETENAAAAAAAAFTASTDLKEAVLVKMAEDEDSLEAEIVYPITCGDSKANLIWRKFVCPGINVKCVQFHDHLISPKEFVHLAGKSTLKDWKRAIRMNGIMLRKIMDSGELDFYQHTKVCSNTCRSTKIDLTGARVSLTSQTSTEYIPLTPASADVNGSPATITIETCEDASDWSTSIGDDTFAFWQGLKDSGLLEEVIHEFHQELVETMKGLQQRAQDPPLQLGDAVLLNNVVQNFGMLDLVKKVLASHKCQMDRSREQYTRDLAALEQQCDEHRKRAKELKHKSQHLNNVLMTLTPVSVPTPLKRPRLTRATSGPAAITSQVLSQPAQLTVTPGVPVSQIANLPLGKVVSALPPSVLGKSPAQPPAASSPASPLLGGYTVLASAGSTFPGTVEIHPDASNLTVLSTAAVQDGSTVVKVVSPFQLLTLPGLGTTIQNVTQIAPSGSTVVTVPSGATEAAGDEHAAAAIEVTAVADEAEQK; this is encoded by the exons ATGGCCACACCAGACGTCAGCGTCCACAtggaggaggtggtggtggtgaccACGCCGGACGGCGCCGTTGTGGACGGCGGTGGCATGGAGGAGGTGAAGACAGTGCTGGTCACCACCAACCTGTCCCAGCATGG TGGTGACATCAACGAAGACACTCTGGAGActgaaaatgcagctgctgcagctgctgctgccttcacaGCCTCCACAGACCTGAAGGAAGCAGTTCTAG TGAAGATGGCTGAAGATGAGGACAGTTTGGAGGCAGAGATTGTCTACCCCATCACCTGTGGGGACAGCAAAGCCAACCTCATCTGGAGGAAGTTTGTGTGCCCTGGAATCAATGTGAAGTGTGTACAG TTTCATGATCACCTAATCAGCCCCAAGGAGTTTGTCCACCTGGCAGGCAAGTCGACCTTGAAAGATTGGAAGCGGGCGATCCGGATGAATGGGATCATGCTCCG GAAGATTATGGACTCAGGAGAGCTGGATTTTTATCAGCACACAAAGGTCTGTTCCAACACCTGCCGGAGCACCAAAATTGACCTGACAGGAGCCAGGGTGTCCCTGACCAGCCAGACATCAACAGAGTACATCCCTCTGACTCCTGCCTCTGCCGATG TGAACGGATCCCCGGCTACAATAACCATAGAAACATGCGAGGATGCCAGCGATTGGAGCACCAGCATTGGAG ATGACACCTTTGCTTTTTGGCAAGGTCTGAAGGACAGTGGTCTCCTGGAAGAAGTGATCCATGAGTTCCACCAGGAGCTGGTGGAGACTATGAAGGGATTGCAGCAGCGAGCACAGGATCCCCCGCTGCAGCTTGGGG ATGCTGTTTTACTCAACAACGTAGTCCAGAACTTTGGGATGCTGGATCTGGTCAAGAAGGTCCTGGCCAGCCACAAGTGCCAGATGGATCGCTCGAGGGAGCAGTACACACGGGATTTGGCAG ctctggagcagcagtgtGACGAGCACCGCAAGCGAGCAAAGGAGCTGAAGCACAAATCACAGCATCTCAACAACGTCCTGATGACCCTCACGCCCGTCTCTGTTCCCACGCCTCTGAAACGCCCCAGGCTGACCAGGGCCACCTCCGGACCAGCTGCCATCACCTCCCAAGTCCTgtcccagccagcacagctcactGTCACCCCCGGCGTGCCAGTGTCCCAGATTGCCAATCTCCCTCTTGGCAAAGTGGTCTCGGCCCTCCCTCCTTCGGTGCTGGGGaagagccctgcccagccccccGCTGCCAGCTCCCCGGCCTCCCCTCTGCTGGGGGGGTACACGGTGCTGGCCTCTGCCGGCTCCACCTTCCCCGGCACGGTGGAGATCCACCCGGACGCTTCCAACCTGACGGTGCTGAGCACGGCTGCGGTCCAGGACGGCAGCACGGTGGTGAAGGTGGTGAGCCCCTTCCAGCTCCTGACGCTCCCAGGACTTGGCACGACCATCCAGAATGTGACACAAATAGCTCCCAGTGGGAGCACGGTCGTGACTGTCCCGTCCGGTGCCACCGAGGCTGCCGGGGACGAGCACGCTGCCGCCGCCATCGAGGTGACCGCAGTGGCTGATGAGGCGGAGCAGAAGTGA